A single genomic interval of Lathyrus oleraceus cultivar Zhongwan6 chromosome 7, CAAS_Psat_ZW6_1.0, whole genome shotgun sequence harbors:
- the LOC127108345 gene encoding long chain base biosynthesis protein 1 isoform X3, producing the protein MDSLSKTLENITSKYKGTKNLRRYIVVEALYQNSGQIAPLDEIIKLKEKYRFRILLDEGNSFGVLGSSGRGLTEHYGVPVEKLDLITAAMGHALATEGGFCTGSARVIDHQRLSSSGYVFSASLPPYLASAAITAIDVLDENPNLLTKLKNNIAVLWKGLSRIPSFTIASHPESPIVYLRLKQSTGSLKDDLQLLENIAERTLKEDSVFVAASRRSTLDKCKLPVGIRLFVSAGHEESDLHKASESLERVAAIVLGGRN; encoded by the exons ATGGATTCTTTAAGTAAAACTTTAGAGAACATTACTTCCAAATATAAGGGGACAAAAAATTTGAGGCGATATATTGTCGTTGAAGCTCTCTACCAG AATTCTGGCCAAATAGCACCCTTAGATGAGATCATTAAATTGAAGGAAAAATATCGTTTTCGTATTTTATTGGATGAGGGCAACTCGTTTGGTGTACTTGGAAGTTCTGGAAGAGGTCTCACCGAACACTATGGAGTACCA GTTGAGAAATTAGATCTTATAACTGCTGCTATGGGACATGCATTGGCCACAGAAGGAGGATTCTGCACCGGAAGTGCAAGAGTTATTGATCATCAA CGGTTGAGTAGTTCTGGCTATGTCTTTTCTGCTTCTTTGCCTCCATATCTTGCAAGTGCTGCAATTACAGCTATTGATGTCCTTGATGAAAATCCCAATCTGTTAACAAAATTGAAGAACAACATTGCTGTGTTATGGAAAG GGCTGTCGAGAATACCAAGCTTCACAATCGCAAGTCATCCAGAGTCACCAATTGTTTATTTGAGATTAAAGCAGTCAACAGGTTCTTTGAAAGATGACCTACAACTGCTTGAAAATATTGCCGAGCGA ACTTTGAAAGAAGATTCTGTATTTGTGGCGGCTTCAAGAAGATCAACATTGGACAAGTGTAAATTGCCTGTAGGAATTAGATTGTTTGTTTCTGCAGGGCATGAAGAGTCTGATCTTCACAAAGCATCTGAATCATTGGAAAGGGTTGCCGCAATAGTCCTTGGCGGTCGTAATTGA
- the LOC127108344 gene encoding uncharacterized protein LOC127108344, translated as MRHKLKQKRAKESEFMNHLMHIHVAIVAALTGCVSTILLIFIWRLCHHKKDRKNFIESNSLNKRESHHEGSNQFDQGRKKKGRKDLFDWVDHPYLASDAVENGWSRFAFTSYKSDSMSSKKSTSSTLLGACGGGGGEYGREENEVEISWEVCQGSNEFMQKIRLNSGLKKCFFHPNNALMNVHSVVRTCLPLPGPSLGNHVFPQEAYFEITILYSCGGDDCEVVGRREGEKTKLLIEKSLNDEGDLKSVEEMKVEGKDGSVMVSLGLSSGGSVPLRVPGSYPRSIGFNSNGSVFLDDI; from the exons ATGCGTCACAAATTGAAGCAAAAAAGAGCAAAAGAATCTGAATTCATGAATCATTTGATGCATATCCATGTTGCTATAGTTGCAGCTTTAACTGGATGTGTTTCAACCATTTTACTCATTTTCATCTGGAGATTATGTCATCACAAGAAAGATCGAAAGAACTTCATTGAATCAAATAGTTTGAACAAAAGAGAGAGCCATCATGAAGGAAGCAATCAATTTGATCAAggaagaaagaaaaaaggaagaaAAGATTTGTTTGATTGGGTCGATCATCCATATCTAGCTTCTGATGCTGTTGAAAATGGATGGTCAAGATTTGCTTTCACAAGCTATAAAAGTGATTCTATGTCGTCAAAAAAATCAACTTCTTCGACCCTTTTAGGAGCTTGTGGAGGTGGTGGTGGTGAGTATGGAAGAGAAGAAAATGAGGTTGAAATAAGTTGGGAAGTCTGTCAAGGTTCAAATGAATTCATGCAGAAGATAAGACTTAATTCTGGTTTGAAAAAGTGTTTTTTTCATCCAAACAATGCTTTAATGAATGTTCATTCTGTTGTTAGGACTTGTTTGCCTCTTCCTGGTCCTAGTTTAGGGAACCATGTTTTTCCACAAGAAGCTTATTTTGAGATTACTATATTGTATTCTTGTGGTGGAGATGATTGTGAAGTTGTTGGAAGAAGAGAAGGAGAAAAGACAAAATTGCTTATTGAAAAAAGTTTGAATGATGAAGGTGATTTGAAAAGTGTTGAAGAAATGAAAGTTGAAGGAAAAGATGGATCTGTGATGGTGTCATTAGGGTTAAGCTCAGGGGGAAGTGTTCCTCTAAGAGTTCCAGGAAGTTACCCTAGAAGCATAGGGTTCAACTCCAATGGTTCTGTTTTTCTTGATG ACATCTAA
- the LOC127102718 gene encoding uncharacterized protein LOC127102718, whose product MKLVFESDKAQWIGRDTVIGCGFDPRKKKVFFTLDSELVHVIHCQSEEFSTPLCPTIAANIDIMILVNFGQVAFKYAPANAQRTPNPCFIAPLVHSPGATLGFDDSKELFSMGRIDSPWQNRSATKGNNNGGNNNNLAFDFDEESEADLFEIVLDGSEKSPYSVSLS is encoded by the coding sequence ATGAAACTCGTATTTGAATCCGACAAAGCGCAATGGATAGGAAGGGACACAGTAATTGGTTGTGGATTTGATCCAAGAAAAAAGAAAGTTTTCTTCACATTAGACTCAGAATTGGTGCATGTAATTCACTGTCAATCAGAGGAATTCAGCACACCACTCTGTCCAACAATTGCGGCAAATATAGACATTATGATTTTAGTTAATTTTGGACAAGTTGCATTCAAATATGCGCCTGCAAATGCGCAAAGAACGCCGAATCCGTGTTTTATAGCACCACTTGTACATTCCCCTGGTGCTACGCTTGGATTTGATGACAGTAAGGAACTATTCTCGATGGGAAGGATTGATTCGCCGTGGCAGAATCGATCCGCGACGAAAGGAAATAACAACGGTGGGAATAATAATAATCTAGCATTTGATTTTGATGAGGAATCTGAAGCTGATTTGTTTGAAATTGTGTTGGATGGTTCAGAAAAATCACCATACTCAGTGTCCTTATCATAA
- the LOC127108345 gene encoding long chain base biosynthesis protein 1 isoform X2, with amino-acid sequence MFSAISAFSKKGDIIVADEGVHWGIQNGLYLSRSTVVYFKHNDMDSLSKTLENITSKYKGTKNLRRYIVVEALYQNSGQIAPLDEIIKLKEKYRFRILLDEGNSFGVLGSSGRGLTEHYGVPVEKLDLITAAMGHALATEGGFCTGSARVIDHQRLSSSGYVFSASLPPYLASAAITAIDVLDENPNLLTKLKNNIAVLWKGLSRIPSFTIASHPESPIVYLRLKQSTGSLKDDLQLLENIAERTLKEDSVFVAASRRSTLDKCKLPVGIRLFVSAGHEESDLHKASESLERVAAIVLGGRN; translated from the exons ATGTTCAGTGCTATTTCCGCATTCTCTAAAAAAGGAGATATAATTGTGGC AGACGAGGGAGTCCACTGGGGAATACAAAATGGCCTTTATCTTTCTAGAAGCACAGTCGTATATTTTAAGCACAATGACATGGATTCTTTAAGTAAAACTTTAGAGAACATTACTTCCAAATATAAGGGGACAAAAAATTTGAGGCGATATATTGTCGTTGAAGCTCTCTACCAG AATTCTGGCCAAATAGCACCCTTAGATGAGATCATTAAATTGAAGGAAAAATATCGTTTTCGTATTTTATTGGATGAGGGCAACTCGTTTGGTGTACTTGGAAGTTCTGGAAGAGGTCTCACCGAACACTATGGAGTACCA GTTGAGAAATTAGATCTTATAACTGCTGCTATGGGACATGCATTGGCCACAGAAGGAGGATTCTGCACCGGAAGTGCAAGAGTTATTGATCATCAA CGGTTGAGTAGTTCTGGCTATGTCTTTTCTGCTTCTTTGCCTCCATATCTTGCAAGTGCTGCAATTACAGCTATTGATGTCCTTGATGAAAATCCCAATCTGTTAACAAAATTGAAGAACAACATTGCTGTGTTATGGAAAG GGCTGTCGAGAATACCAAGCTTCACAATCGCAAGTCATCCAGAGTCACCAATTGTTTATTTGAGATTAAAGCAGTCAACAGGTTCTTTGAAAGATGACCTACAACTGCTTGAAAATATTGCCGAGCGA ACTTTGAAAGAAGATTCTGTATTTGTGGCGGCTTCAAGAAGATCAACATTGGACAAGTGTAAATTGCCTGTAGGAATTAGATTGTTTGTTTCTGCAGGGCATGAAGAGTCTGATCTTCACAAAGCATCTGAATCATTGGAAAGGGTTGCCGCAATAGTCCTTGGCGGTCGTAATTGA
- the LOC127108343 gene encoding uncharacterized protein LOC127108343 produces MHSLFFHSANVTTLHSLNLTSSLLFPNNHKLCSKPRFQSSIKINTPIPKHVPNKKVIILWDLDNKPPRGPPYDAALSLKTLAERFGDVVSISAYTKRHSFFNLPQWNTNQNPSPNSIPCRVCGHECKSIFDLKIHFKRVHLYQRKKLREKLKSIKLSRSKVWFVRRIHTYNEAAGNVVAPRVGFGLGSELRRAGVFVKVVKVGEKGNAADLWLEREMMSGEVGWLVLVSDDREFAEMLRKVREVNLKTVVVGDYWDRDLGKNADLWLPWNVVENGKVEGMGLMGRTEGSDDELEGDQNLGYDEYVTEEELLDDERF; encoded by the coding sequence ATGCATTCTCTGTTTTTCCACAGCGCAAACGTAACAACACTACACTCTCTCAACTTAACTTCTTCACTTCTTTTCCCAAATAATCACAAACTCTGCTCAAAACCCCGTTTCCAATCCTCCATCAAAATCAATACACCAATCCCCAAACACGTCCCTAACAAAAAGGTTATAATCCTCTGGGACCTCGACAACAAACCTCCACGTGGACCTCCATACGACGCCGCACTCTCTCTCAAAACCCTCGCCGAACGCTTCGGCGACGTCGTTTCAATCTCCGCTTACACAAAACGACACTCCTTCTTCAATCTCCCTCAATGGAAtaccaaccaaaaccctagccCTAATTCGATTCCCTGCCGTGTCTGCGGTCACGAATGTAAATCAATTTTCGATCTCAAAATTCATTTCAAGAGAGTTCATCTGTACCAGCGTAAGAAGTTAAGGGAAAAATTGAAATCCATTAAGTTGAGCCGGTCGAAGGTCTGGTTCGTTCGGAGAATCCATACTTATAATGAAGCTGCGGGAAATGTTGTTGCGCCTAGGGTTGGATTTGGTTTGGGTTCGGAGTTGCGGCGCGCAGGGGTTTTCGTTAAAGTTGTGAAGGTCGGTGAGAAGGGGAATGCGGCGGATTTGTGGTTGGAGAGGGAGATGATGAGTGGAGAGGTTGGTTGGTTGGTTTTGGTTTCGGATGATCGGGAATTTGCGGAGATGTTGAGGAAGGTTAGGGAGGTCAATTTGAAGACTGTTGTTGTTGGAGATTATTGGGATAGGGATTTGGGGAAGAATGCTGATTTGTGGCTTCCTTGGAATGTTGTTGAGAATGGAAAGGTTGAGGGAATGGGTTTAATGGGAAGAACAGAGGGTTCGGATGATGAATTGGAAGGAGATCAGAATCTGGGCTATGATGAATATGTAACAGAGGAAGAACTATTAGATGATGAAAGGTTTTAA